A region of Plectropomus leopardus isolate mb chromosome 16, YSFRI_Pleo_2.0, whole genome shotgun sequence DNA encodes the following proteins:
- the LOC121955915 gene encoding urotensin-2 receptor-like, whose translation MELSGSLPPPSPYTFPIIPNFSAPSSSPSVSPSPSVASTALFCSFLSLLSLLGITGNLYTLGLLLRRRRSRRRRAGPTCCLMTVPVPSCLANSSSPSSSPISSSSPSSSLYLQVLSLALADLLYLFTAPFIVYDSLASGWAFGELGCRLLLSLDLLTMHASIFTLTIMSLDRYRAVAHPLHTSSSNSSGLLRVGLAWGLAVALSLPMMITLHLEDGENQEGQLCVPAWDEQSSKAYLSVLFCTSILGPGLAIGALYATLGRLYWVSQTRPAWASGSSTAPRAPKPKVLLLILGIVLAFWACFLPFWIWQLLPLYQPDLLRTVPVGTQVTVNRILTGLTYGNSCVNPFFYTLLTGKRKRSRQTLTSANQLSRKSSPLQ comes from the coding sequence ATGGAGCTCTCAGGCTCTTTGCCCCCACCCTCCCCATACACCTTCCCTATCATCCCCAATttctctgctccctcctcctctccctccgtctctccgtCACCCAGCGTGGCGTCCACAGCTCTCTTCtgctccttcctctccctcctctccttgcTGGGCATCACAGGAAATCTGTACACTCTGGGCCTCCTCCTGAGGCGCAGGAGAAGCAGGAGAAGACGAGCAGGACCAACCTGCTGCCTAATGACAGTACCCGTACCATCCTGCCTCGCCaactcctcctccccttcctcctctcccatctcctcttcctccccctcctcctctctctaccTCCAGGTGCTGAGCCTCGCTCTCGCTGATCTGCTCTACCTTTTCACCGCCCCCTTCATCGTGTACGATAGCCTGGCGTCCGGCTGGGCCTTCGGTGAGCTCGGCTGCCGCCTCCTCCTGAGCCTCGACCTCCTCACCATGCACGCCTCCATCTTCACTCTCACCATCATGAGTCTGGACCGCTACCGAGCTGTGGCCCATCCTCTGCACACCTCCTCTTCTAACTCCTCTGGCCTGCTGCGAGTGGGCCTGGCCTGGGGCCTGGCTGTGGCTCTCAGTCTGCCCATGATGATCACGCTGCACCTGGAGGATGGGGAGAACCAGGAGGGCCAGCTGTGTGTGCCCGCGTGGGACGAGCAGAGCTCCAAAGCATACCTGAGCGTGCTCTTCTGCACCAGCATTCTTGGTCCCGGGCTGGCCATCGGAGCACTTTATGCAACTCTCGGTCGCCTTTACTGGGTGTCTCAGACCAGGCCGGCTTGGGCCAGCGGGAGCAGCACTGCTCCCCGAGCCCCCAAACCCAAAGTCCTGCTCCTCATCCTGGGTATCGTCCTGGCCTTCTGGGCCTGCTTCCTCCCTTTTTGGATCTGGCAGCTGCTGCCTCTCTACCAGCCCGACCTGCTGCGGACAGTTCCAGTGGGGACGCAGGTGACAGTGAATCGTATCCTCACAGGACTGACGTATGGAAACTCTTGCGTGAATCCGTTCTTTTACACACTATTGACTGGAAAACGAAAACGCAGCCGGCAGACGCTGACATCAGCAAATCAGCTCAGCCGCAAGAGCAGTCCGCTGCAGTAG